A region from the Pontixanthobacter aestiaquae genome encodes:
- the cysD gene encoding sulfate adenylyltransferase subunit CysD: MAILTSCHLSRNTYPNKKARHHMRRLTHLERLEAESIHIMREVAAEAAKPVMLYSVGKDSAVMLHLAKKAFYPSPPPFPLLHVDTTWKFKDMYALREKSAADAGMDLLVWQNPEAKERGINPFDHGALHTDMWKTQGLKQALDHYGFDAAFGGARRDEEKSRAKERIFSFRTTNHGWDPKQQRPELWNLYNAKKAKGESIRVFPLSNWTELDIWQYIMAENIEIVPLYFAAPRPTFEYEGGLFMADDLDRLEAVMGHRPAITERSVRFRTLGCFPLTGAVESEASTLAEVVQEMLLTTTSERQGRVIDQDEGGAGMEKKKQEGYF; encoded by the coding sequence ATGGCGATATTGACTAGCTGCCACTTGTCCCGGAACACGTACCCGAACAAGAAAGCTCGCCACCACATGCGCCGCCTGACTCATCTCGAACGGCTCGAAGCCGAAAGCATCCACATTATGCGCGAAGTTGCCGCAGAGGCGGCCAAGCCGGTAATGCTCTATTCAGTCGGCAAAGACAGCGCAGTCATGCTCCATCTGGCGAAGAAAGCCTTCTATCCCTCGCCGCCGCCCTTCCCGCTGCTGCATGTCGATACAACGTGGAAATTCAAGGACATGTATGCGCTGCGCGAAAAATCCGCAGCTGATGCCGGGATGGACCTGCTGGTCTGGCAAAACCCCGAAGCCAAAGAGCGCGGGATCAACCCGTTCGATCACGGCGCGCTGCATACCGATATGTGGAAGACGCAGGGGCTGAAGCAGGCGCTTGACCATTATGGTTTCGATGCTGCGTTCGGCGGCGCGCGGCGCGACGAGGAAAAGAGCCGTGCCAAAGAGCGGATTTTCAGCTTCCGCACCACCAATCATGGGTGGGACCCGAAGCAGCAGCGCCCCGAATTGTGGAATCTCTACAACGCCAAGAAAGCCAAAGGCGAGAGCATCCGCGTTTTCCCGCTGAGCAATTGGACCGAACTCGACATCTGGCAATATATTATGGCCGAAAATATCGAGATCGTGCCGCTCTATTTCGCCGCACCGCGACCGACTTTCGAATATGAAGGCGGTCTGTTTATGGCGGATGATCTGGACCGGCTTGAAGCAGTGATGGGGCACCGGCCCGCAATCACCGAACGCTCTGTTCGCTTCCGCACGCTCGGCTGTTTTCCACTGACCGGTGCGGTAGAGAGCGAAGCATCCACCCTCGCCGAAGTCGTGCAGGAAATGCTTCTCACGACCACCAGCGAACGTCAGGGCCGGGTCATCGACCAGGATGAAGGCGGTGCCGGGATGGAGAAGAAGAAGCAGGAGGGGTACTTCTGA
- the cysN gene encoding sulfate adenylyltransferase subunit CysN, whose translation MTTPVYETDALIADDIDAYLDQHQNKSLLRFITCGSVDDGKSTLIGRLLYDSKMIFEDQLAALESDSKKVGTQGQEIDFALLVDGLAAEREQGITIDVAYRFFATEKRKFIVADTPGHEQYTRNMVTGASTADCAVILVDARKGMLVQTRRHSYLAHLLGIKHLVLAVNKMDLVGYDQATFDQIVADYSAFAKEIGIESFTAIPISGFKGDNITAAPSDNTSWYDGPSLISHLENIEIANVAAQEKSFRMPVQWVNRPNLDFRGFSGLIGSGSIKPGDTVRVVPSGTTSTVKSIVTFDGELDEAVAGQSVTITLADEVDCSRGDVIAAADNPPEASDQFEATLVWMDEEALKPGRGYWLKLASQLVTATIQEPKYEINVNNVGGSGEKLATKTLELNSIGVAEVHTERPITFEPYDNNRALGGFILVDKITNATVGAGMLHFSLRRASNVHWQATTITRDHHADLKNQKPRVLWFTGLSGSGKSTIANAVEQRLNVMNRHTFLLDGDNVRHGLNKDLGFTEADRIENIRRVGEVAKLMTDAGLIVLTAFISPFRAERDLVRGMMEECEFIEIFVDTPLDVAEQRDVKGLYKKARSGELKNFTGIDSPYEAPDEPEIRVNTVEMTVEEAADHIISQIMPLK comes from the coding sequence ATGACTACCCCCGTTTACGAAACCGACGCGCTGATCGCGGACGATATCGATGCCTATCTCGATCAGCATCAGAACAAATCGCTGCTGCGTTTCATCACCTGCGGCAGTGTGGATGATGGCAAGAGCACGCTGATCGGCCGATTGCTCTACGATTCCAAAATGATCTTTGAGGACCAGCTCGCCGCGCTCGAAAGCGACAGCAAAAAGGTCGGTACACAGGGGCAAGAGATCGACTTTGCCTTGCTGGTGGATGGTCTCGCGGCGGAACGTGAGCAGGGCATTACCATCGATGTCGCGTACCGCTTTTTTGCAACCGAGAAACGCAAGTTCATCGTCGCCGATACGCCGGGCCACGAACAATATACGCGCAATATGGTCACCGGCGCATCGACCGCCGATTGCGCGGTGATCCTAGTCGATGCCCGCAAAGGTATGCTCGTCCAGACGCGGCGGCATAGCTATCTCGCGCATTTGCTCGGCATCAAGCATCTGGTGCTGGCGGTGAACAAGATGGATCTGGTCGGCTACGATCAGGCCACATTCGACCAGATCGTCGCCGATTATTCGGCCTTTGCCAAAGAGATCGGGATCGAAAGCTTCACGGCCATTCCGATCTCCGGCTTCAAAGGCGACAACATCACCGCCGCGCCTTCGGACAACACGAGTTGGTATGACGGGCCATCGCTCATCAGCCATCTCGAGAATATCGAGATTGCCAATGTCGCAGCGCAGGAAAAATCGTTCCGGATGCCGGTACAGTGGGTTAACCGGCCCAATCTCGACTTTCGCGGTTTTTCCGGCCTGATTGGCAGCGGCTCGATCAAGCCCGGCGATACGGTTCGTGTGGTCCCGTCAGGCACAACCAGCACCGTCAAATCAATCGTTACCTTCGATGGCGAGCTGGATGAAGCGGTTGCCGGGCAATCGGTGACTATCACGCTTGCCGACGAGGTTGATTGCAGCCGCGGCGATGTGATCGCCGCCGCCGACAATCCGCCTGAGGCATCCGACCAGTTCGAAGCAACATTGGTGTGGATGGACGAGGAAGCGCTCAAGCCAGGGCGCGGCTATTGGCTGAAGCTGGCGAGCCAATTGGTCACCGCGACAATCCAGGAACCGAAATACGAGATCAACGTCAATAATGTTGGAGGTTCTGGGGAGAAGCTCGCAACAAAAACGCTTGAGCTCAACTCCATCGGTGTTGCCGAAGTTCACACCGAACGCCCGATTACCTTCGAGCCTTATGACAATAATCGCGCGCTCGGCGGCTTTATTCTGGTCGACAAGATCACCAACGCCACCGTTGGCGCGGGCATGCTGCATTTTAGCTTGCGCCGGGCATCGAATGTCCATTGGCAGGCAACAACGATCACGCGCGATCATCATGCCGATCTGAAGAACCAGAAACCGCGCGTATTGTGGTTCACCGGTCTCTCCGGCTCGGGTAAATCGACAATTGCCAATGCGGTCGAACAGCGCCTCAATGTGATGAACCGCCATACCTTTCTGCTCGATGGCGACAATGTTCGCCACGGGCTGAACAAGGACTTGGGCTTTACCGAGGCCGACCGGATCGAGAATATCCGCCGCGTGGGCGAAGTCGCCAAGCTGATGACCGATGCCGGTCTGATCGTGCTAACCGCCTTTATCAGCCCGTTTCGTGCCGAACGTGATCTGGTGCGCGGGATGATGGAAGAGTGCGAGTTTATCGAAATCTTCGTCGATACGCCGCTGGACGTGGCCGAGCAACGCGATGTGAAAGGTCTCTACAAGAAGGCGCGTAGCGGCGAGCTCAAGAACTTCACCGGTATCGACAGCCCCTATGAGGCACCCGATGAACCCGAGATCCGTGTAAACACTGTGGAGATGACCGTCGAAGAAGCTGCGGATCATATCATCAGCCAGATCATGCCTCTCAAATGA
- a CDS encoding 3'(2'),5'-bisphosphate nucleotidase CysQ has translation MNDAELAAHLAVEAGTVLLDVRASGQFEGKALGDAGDETANRYLVDALRTLRPDDGLLSEESKDTDERLSKSRVWIVDPVDGTREYGEGRSDWAVHVGLAIDGVAVTGAVALPGLDDGIVLRSDLPLQNMEFSDTPRLVVSRTRPAQEAVAVAKSIGGELVPMGSAGAKAMAVVRGEAEIYLHSGGQYEWDSCAPVAVALANGLHCSRIDGSPMLYNQRDTYLPDLLICQPEWADRVLKLVREGAGAGTD, from the coding sequence ATGAATGACGCCGAACTGGCAGCGCATCTGGCTGTTGAAGCTGGCACGGTTCTGCTCGATGTCCGTGCGAGCGGCCAGTTCGAGGGCAAGGCTCTGGGTGACGCAGGTGACGAAACCGCCAATCGTTACCTTGTGGATGCTCTGCGTACATTGCGGCCCGATGACGGGCTATTGTCGGAAGAAAGCAAAGATACCGACGAACGTCTGTCCAAGTCGCGCGTCTGGATCGTCGATCCGGTCGACGGTACGCGCGAATATGGCGAAGGCCGCAGCGATTGGGCGGTCCATGTGGGACTTGCTATTGACGGCGTAGCCGTAACTGGCGCAGTCGCTTTGCCGGGTCTGGATGATGGGATCGTGCTGCGCAGCGACTTGCCCTTACAGAACATGGAATTCTCCGACACACCGCGCTTGGTCGTTAGCCGCACGCGTCCGGCCCAGGAAGCTGTCGCGGTTGCCAAATCCATCGGCGGTGAACTTGTGCCCATGGGGTCTGCCGGCGCCAAAGCCATGGCCGTGGTGCGCGGTGAAGCGGAAATCTACCTGCATTCAGGCGGGCAGTATGAGTGGGATAGCTGCGCTCCGGTGGCGGTTGCGCTGGCCAATGGCTTGCATTGCTCGCGGATTGACGGATCGCCGATGCTGTACAACCAGCGCGATACCTATTTGCCCGATCTACTGATTTGCCAACCGGAATGGGCGGACAGGGTTCTCAAACTGGTGCGCGAAGGCGCGGGTGCGGGCACCGATTAG
- a CDS encoding OmpA family protein, whose product MRTITMTYRAPLAIMLALAMAACTSERAEPEPEPSPTATLGEAPDPEQSEGVSIIREDSDVAQEVIKLQPLNARISFDEGGSDLSDTAIAELEAVLETRQFEAGGPIVLSGHTDSKGTDAANMRAARNRAEAVRDWLVERNVPQSRITVIAIGEQNPARPNAKPDGSPDEEGRAFNRRVDVAIAVPAELALPDPEDETPTLVEQVSAED is encoded by the coding sequence ATGAGGACTATCACTATGACTTACCGCGCACCGCTGGCGATTATGCTTGCGCTTGCAATGGCGGCCTGCACCAGTGAGCGCGCCGAGCCCGAACCTGAACCGTCACCAACCGCAACGCTTGGCGAAGCGCCTGACCCGGAGCAATCGGAAGGGGTATCGATCATCCGCGAGGATTCGGATGTGGCTCAGGAAGTTATCAAATTGCAGCCTTTGAACGCCCGCATATCTTTCGACGAAGGCGGGTCCGATCTGAGCGATACAGCCATTGCCGAACTTGAGGCGGTGCTCGAAACCCGCCAGTTTGAGGCAGGCGGCCCGATTGTCCTGAGCGGGCATACCGATTCCAAAGGCACAGACGCTGCCAATATGCGTGCGGCGCGGAACCGCGCTGAAGCCGTGCGTGATTGGCTGGTTGAAAGGAACGTGCCGCAAAGCCGCATTACTGTCATCGCTATCGGTGAACAGAACCCGGCGCGCCCCAATGCCAAACCCGATGGCTCACCCGATGAGGAAGGCCGCGCGTTCAACCGCCGTGTCGATGTGGCCATTGCAGTGCCTGCCGAATTGGCTCTGCCTGATCCTGAGGATGAAACACCTACGCTGGTCGAGCAGGTCTCTGCCGAAGACTAA
- a CDS encoding cation:proton antiporter, with product MEEQALVIALVGVLGIGAQWLAWRTGWPAIVLMLAAGFLAGPVFGIFNPERAFGDLLEPMVAIGVAIILFEGGLSLDFRELRHAGDGVWRLVIFGVPIGWVLGSVAGWLAGLVWPVAILFGGILVVTGPTVVMPLLRQSSVQTRPSAILKWEAIVNDPIGALCAVIAFEYFRMISERPGATLFEVVPPMIFAAIIAGLLGYAAAKAIAWAFPRGAIPEYLKVPVLLTTVVAVFVVSNKIEHEAGLVAVTVMGIALANMHVSSLRSIHPFKQNIAVLLVSGIFILLSSSLSIDDLAYIDPRINPGFILFLLGLLFVVRPATILLSLAFSSVPWNERLFLAWIAPRGIVLVAICGLFALRLTELGYADGNILIGLSFAVVVTTIIAHGFTINIVARWLNVKGNTRPGLLIVGSTPWTITLAEEMRALKTPVMIVDPSWQRLGAARKAGLPFYHGEILNEATEHNLDLAPYQVLVAATDNEAYNTLVCNEFAHEIGRDSVYQLGASTAEDDKHAIPPSLRGRALFEAGFGMSDVIERSQQGWIFRKTTLSDEFDFEDAQAKLPEAAHMLLLLRDNGRMRFFTHAVKPEPRAGDTIITFSPPKAKSPEEVAARKAERATGKVQTT from the coding sequence ATGGAAGAACAGGCGTTAGTCATTGCGCTGGTAGGCGTCTTGGGAATTGGTGCGCAATGGCTTGCGTGGCGGACAGGGTGGCCTGCGATTGTGCTGATGCTGGCGGCAGGTTTTCTTGCCGGACCCGTTTTTGGCATCTTCAATCCGGAGCGCGCATTTGGCGATTTGCTTGAACCGATGGTGGCCATTGGTGTGGCGATCATTCTGTTTGAGGGCGGATTGAGTCTCGACTTTCGCGAGCTCCGCCATGCCGGTGATGGTGTCTGGCGGTTGGTTATCTTCGGAGTACCCATCGGTTGGGTGCTGGGCAGTGTGGCTGGGTGGCTTGCCGGTCTGGTCTGGCCCGTCGCGATTCTGTTCGGCGGCATTCTGGTGGTGACCGGCCCGACCGTGGTGATGCCATTGCTCAGACAATCCTCGGTCCAGACGCGCCCCTCGGCGATCCTGAAATGGGAAGCCATTGTTAATGATCCGATCGGAGCCCTGTGCGCGGTAATCGCGTTTGAATATTTCCGCATGATCAGCGAGCGCCCAGGCGCCACCTTGTTCGAAGTCGTTCCGCCAATGATCTTTGCGGCCATTATCGCCGGCCTGCTCGGCTATGCGGCGGCCAAGGCTATTGCGTGGGCGTTCCCGCGCGGCGCGATCCCCGAATATCTTAAAGTGCCAGTCCTGCTGACTACGGTGGTTGCCGTGTTTGTTGTTTCAAACAAGATCGAGCACGAGGCCGGCCTGGTTGCTGTGACCGTCATGGGCATAGCACTCGCGAATATGCACGTATCGAGCCTGCGCAGCATTCACCCGTTCAAGCAGAACATCGCGGTATTGCTGGTGTCCGGCATCTTCATCCTGCTGTCGTCATCGCTCTCGATTGACGATCTCGCTTATATCGATCCGCGGATCAATCCGGGCTTTATTCTGTTCCTGCTTGGTCTGCTGTTCGTCGTCAGGCCCGCCACGATCTTGCTTAGCCTCGCGTTTAGCTCAGTGCCATGGAACGAGCGCCTGTTTCTCGCATGGATCGCGCCCCGGGGGATCGTTCTGGTCGCGATCTGCGGCCTGTTTGCCCTGCGCCTTACCGAGCTGGGTTACGCCGATGGCAACATTCTGATTGGCCTAAGCTTCGCAGTGGTAGTTACGACAATCATCGCACATGGTTTCACCATTAACATTGTTGCGCGTTGGCTGAACGTAAAAGGCAATACGCGGCCTGGCCTGCTCATTGTCGGCAGCACGCCGTGGACAATCACGCTGGCCGAAGAGATGCGCGCTCTGAAGACGCCGGTGATGATCGTTGACCCCAGTTGGCAGCGGCTGGGTGCAGCTCGTAAAGCCGGACTGCCATTCTATCACGGTGAAATTTTGAACGAAGCGACCGAGCATAATCTGGATCTCGCGCCGTATCAGGTGCTTGTCGCGGCGACCGATAATGAAGCGTACAACACCTTAGTCTGCAACGAATTCGCGCACGAGATCGGGCGGGATTCGGTTTATCAGTTAGGTGCTTCGACGGCCGAGGATGACAAGCATGCTATTCCGCCGTCGCTTCGCGGCCGCGCTTTGTTTGAAGCCGGTTTCGGCATGTCCGACGTGATCGAGCGCAGCCAGCAAGGTTGGATTTTCCGCAAGACCACACTGTCCGACGAGTTCGACTTTGAAGACGCGCAAGCCAAGCTGCCGGAGGCGGCACATATGCTGCTCCTGCTGCGCGATAATGGCCGGATGCGGTTCTTCACTCACGCGGTGAAGCCGGAACCGCGTGCAGGCGATACGATTATTACTTTCTCGCCTCCCAAGGCGAAATCACCTGAGGAAGTGGCCGCTCGCAAGGCAGAGCGTGCCACCGGCAAGGTGCAAACGACATGA
- a CDS encoding adenine phosphoribosyltransferase: MTPDTLKDLVRTVPDFPEPGIQFRDITTLVGNGPGLAATVNHLARMARDAGAEAIAGMEARGFIFGAAAAVELELPFIPVRKPGKLPVATIGVDYALEYGTDRLEIDPTSITDDQRVVIVDDLIATGGTAQAAVQLLRMAGGTVDDALFVIDLPDLGGARALHDAGVTVSALMQFEGD, encoded by the coding sequence ATGACACCCGATACATTGAAAGATCTGGTCCGCACCGTGCCGGACTTCCCGGAGCCCGGAATCCAGTTCCGCGATATCACCACGCTCGTCGGCAATGGACCCGGGCTGGCCGCAACGGTCAATCATTTGGCGCGTATGGCGCGAGATGCCGGAGCGGAAGCGATTGCCGGAATGGAAGCGCGGGGCTTCATCTTTGGTGCAGCGGCGGCGGTTGAGCTCGAACTACCGTTTATTCCGGTGCGTAAGCCTGGCAAGCTGCCGGTGGCGACGATCGGCGTCGATTATGCGCTCGAATATGGTACAGACAGGCTGGAAATTGATCCTACTTCCATCACGGATGATCAGAGGGTCGTGATTGTTGATGACCTGATTGCTACAGGTGGGACAGCGCAAGCGGCGGTGCAATTGCTCCGCATGGCGGGCGGCACAGTCGATGATGCATTGTTCGTGATCGACCTTCCCGATCTGGGCGGTGCGAGAGCACTGCATGACGCTGGGGTCACGGTGTCGGCATTGATGCAATTTGAAGGTGATTGA
- a CDS encoding cytochrome c1, whose product MIRIGGFLIGIGFTVVVLWSFAVGAYNFATEEKVGAAEYEFHKEPKDVSFAHDGAFGKWDKAQLQRGYQVYKEVCAACHSLKFVAFRDLADLGYNEDEVKALAAEWTVPGIDQDTGEAITRPGTPIDYFPSPYPNDIAAAAGNNNAIPPDLSLMTKARPNGTAYLYSLLTGYGEPSEELKAKYPDFSTPPGLSFNEYFPNLNLAMAQPIVIDDQVSYADGTSATVDQMAKDVTAFLTWTAEPSLVDRKQTGWPVLGFLLFATILAYFSKKQIWSAVKPKKAK is encoded by the coding sequence ATGATCCGTATTGGTGGTTTCCTAATCGGCATCGGCTTCACTGTCGTCGTCCTCTGGTCCTTCGCTGTTGGCGCGTATAATTTCGCGACTGAAGAGAAGGTTGGCGCAGCCGAGTATGAATTTCATAAAGAGCCGAAAGACGTTTCTTTCGCGCATGACGGTGCTTTTGGTAAATGGGATAAGGCGCAATTGCAGCGCGGTTATCAGGTGTACAAAGAGGTTTGCGCCGCTTGTCACTCGCTGAAATTCGTCGCGTTCCGCGATCTTGCCGATCTCGGTTACAATGAAGACGAAGTAAAAGCGCTGGCAGCAGAATGGACTGTGCCGGGTATCGATCAGGATACTGGTGAGGCAATTACGCGTCCGGGTACTCCGATCGATTACTTCCCATCGCCATATCCGAATGACATCGCCGCAGCGGCTGGCAACAACAATGCGATTCCGCCGGACCTCTCTTTGATGACCAAGGCACGTCCGAACGGTACTGCTTATCTCTATTCGCTGCTGACAGGCTATGGCGAGCCATCAGAGGAGTTGAAAGCGAAATACCCTGATTTCTCGACGCCACCAGGCCTGAGCTTCAACGAGTATTTCCCCAACCTCAATCTCGCGATGGCGCAGCCAATCGTGATCGATGATCAGGTATCATATGCCGATGGTACTTCGGCAACGGTAGATCAGATGGCGAAAGACGTCACCGCATTCCTGACCTGGACGGCTGAACCATCGTTGGTCGATCGCAAACAAACCGGCTGGCCGGTTCTCGGGTTCCTGCTGTTTGCGACGATTTTGGCTTACTTCTCCAAGAAGCAAATCTGGTCTGCGGTTAAACCAAAGAAAGCCAAATAA
- a CDS encoding cytochrome b → MSFPWAREYQPANGLTKFLDEKLPLPRLVYNAVGAGYPVPRNLSYFWNFGVLAGFFLMVQIVTGVVLAMHYAANAQVAFFQVEHIMRDVNWGWLMRYAHMNGAHFFFIVVYFHIFRGLFYSSYKAPREMIWLLGVVIFLLMMATAFLGYVLPWGQMSFWGAKVITGLFGAIPLVGEPLQVWLVGGYAPDNAALNRFFSLHFLLPFVILGVVILHVWALHIPGSSNPTGVEVKKESDTLPFHPYYTAKDGFGLGVALILYLSLVFFVPNILGHADNYIEANPLATPAHILPEWYFFPFYAILRAFTVDFILSAKLWGVLAMFSSILVWFFLPWLDKSPVRSGHYRPLFRKFFWFGLIPCMVVLFICGGAPAEEPYVMLSQIATAYYFLHFLVFLPLISSIEKPEPLPYSITEAVLGTDDDAKLPASDAVKA, encoded by the coding sequence ATGAGTTTTCCCTGGGCCCGCGAATATCAACCGGCAAACGGTTTGACCAAATTCCTGGACGAGAAGCTGCCGCTTCCGCGTCTGGTCTATAACGCAGTTGGCGCCGGTTATCCGGTTCCGCGCAATCTCAGCTATTTCTGGAATTTCGGTGTTCTCGCCGGTTTCTTCCTGATGGTGCAGATCGTCACCGGCGTTGTGCTGGCGATGCATTATGCGGCCAATGCGCAAGTCGCATTCTTCCAGGTCGAGCATATCATGCGCGATGTAAACTGGGGCTGGTTGATGCGCTATGCGCATATGAACGGCGCGCACTTCTTCTTCATCGTGGTCTATTTCCATATCTTCCGCGGATTGTTCTACAGTTCGTACAAGGCGCCGCGCGAGATGATCTGGCTTCTCGGCGTGGTTATCTTCCTGCTGATGATGGCGACGGCGTTTCTGGGTTACGTGCTTCCTTGGGGGCAAATGAGCTTCTGGGGTGCGAAGGTTATTACCGGACTATTCGGAGCTATCCCGCTGGTCGGTGAGCCGCTGCAGGTGTGGCTGGTCGGTGGTTATGCGCCTGATAATGCCGCTCTCAACCGCTTCTTCAGCCTGCACTTCTTGCTGCCATTCGTGATCTTGGGTGTTGTGATCCTGCACGTTTGGGCGCTGCACATCCCAGGCTCTTCAAACCCGACCGGTGTGGAGGTAAAGAAGGAAAGCGATACGCTTCCGTTCCACCCATATTACACCGCGAAAGATGGCTTCGGACTGGGCGTTGCGCTGATCCTGTATCTCAGTCTGGTATTCTTCGTGCCGAATATTCTTGGACATGCGGATAATTATATCGAGGCGAACCCACTTGCGACGCCGGCGCATATTCTGCCTGAATGGTACTTCTTCCCGTTCTACGCGATCTTGCGGGCGTTCACTGTGGACTTCATTCTGTCGGCCAAGCTGTGGGGCGTCCTCGCGATGTTCTCATCGATTCTGGTATGGTTCTTCCTGCCATGGCTCGACAAGTCGCCGGTGCGCTCGGGCCATTACCGCCCGCTGTTCCGCAAGTTCTTCTGGTTCGGTCTGATCCCGTGCATGGTTGTGCTGTTCATATGTGGCGGTGCGCCAGCTGAAGAACCCTATGTGATGCTCAGCCAGATCGCGACCGCATATTACTTCCTGCACTTCCTGGTGTTCCTGCCGCTGATTTCTTCGATCGAGAAGCCTGAACCGCTTCCGTATTCGATCACAGAAGCAGTGCTTGGCACCGATGATGATGCCAAGCTGCCCGCATCTGATGCGGTCAAGGCCTGA
- the petA gene encoding ubiquinol-cytochrome c reductase iron-sulfur subunit, whose product MADTTGTATPDTAMDHGEDGVRRRDFINIAAVSAAGVGGASILIPLISQMAPSEDVLAESSTEVDVSAIEPGQAIKAIFRKQPLFVKRLTDAEIEAANAVDVGSLRDAESLNDRTLEGNRDILVTMGVCTHLGCVPLGAAEGEVKGEYGGYFCPCHGSHYDTAGRIRKGPAPTNLVVPEYAFTSETVIQVG is encoded by the coding sequence ATGGCTGATACGACTGGCACAGCAACTCCCGATACCGCCATGGATCATGGCGAAGACGGTGTTCGGCGGCGTGACTTTATCAATATTGCGGCGGTCAGCGCCGCTGGCGTTGGTGGTGCTTCGATCTTGATTCCCTTGATCAGCCAGATGGCTCCGTCGGAAGATGTGCTCGCTGAAAGCAGCACCGAAGTGGACGTGAGCGCCATCGAGCCCGGCCAAGCGATCAAGGCAATCTTCCGGAAACAGCCATTGTTCGTGAAGCGCTTGACCGATGCGGAAATTGAAGCTGCTAACGCGGTTGATGTTGGCAGTCTCCGCGATGCAGAATCTCTCAACGATCGCACGCTCGAGGGTAACCGCGATATTTTGGTGACCATGGGCGTCTGTACTCACCTTGGCTGTGTGCCTCTTGGCGCTGCTGAAGGTGAAGTTAAGGGTGAATATGGCGGCTATTTCTGTCCATGCCATGGTTCGCATTACGACACGGCTGGACGGATCCGCAAAGGACCTGCACCGACTAATCTTGTAGTGCCGGAATATGCATTCACCTCTGAAACCGTCATTCAAGTCGGGTAA
- the pgeF gene encoding peptidoglycan editing factor PgeF: protein MANIALVRAACLDGIAHGFLGRQGGVSTGVIAGLNVGFGAEDDDAAVAENRMRAADAVLADAQLVSLYQVHSPRAVIVEEPWALDDRPKADALVTKTPGLLLGIVTADCAPVLFADREAGIVGAAHAGWRGAHRGVIEATVEAMTRLGAVAGRICAAIGPCIAQASYEVDDGFRSQFATEDEQFFEAGKAGHHQFDLEAYVAARLAEAGLGTIEPLGLDTYSNAASYYSYRRATHHGEPNYGRQFSLIGLPA from the coding sequence TTGGCTAATATTGCACTCGTTCGTGCGGCCTGCCTCGATGGCATCGCACATGGCTTTCTCGGGCGCCAAGGCGGCGTCTCAACGGGGGTGATTGCAGGCTTGAATGTGGGGTTCGGTGCGGAGGATGACGATGCAGCGGTAGCTGAAAACCGAATGCGCGCTGCGGATGCGGTTCTTGCTGACGCCCAATTGGTATCACTTTACCAGGTCCACTCCCCAAGAGCCGTCATTGTCGAGGAGCCTTGGGCTTTGGACGATCGTCCGAAAGCCGATGCACTGGTTACCAAGACTCCGGGATTGCTACTCGGTATCGTTACCGCGGATTGTGCGCCGGTTCTCTTCGCTGATCGCGAAGCGGGAATTGTCGGCGCAGCGCATGCCGGTTGGCGCGGTGCGCATAGAGGTGTAATCGAAGCAACGGTCGAGGCTATGACCCGTCTGGGTGCCGTGGCCGGTCGGATTTGCGCGGCAATCGGCCCGTGCATTGCGCAGGCGAGCTATGAAGTCGATGACGGGTTTCGTTCACAATTCGCCACAGAAGATGAACAATTTTTCGAAGCGGGCAAAGCCGGACATCACCAATTCGATCTGGAAGCGTATGTAGCCGCCCGCCTCGCCGAAGCGGGCTTGGGAACTATTGAACCGCTCGGGTTGGACACATATTCGAATGCGGCGAGCTATTATTCCTACCGCCGCGCCACGCATCATGGTGAGCCAAACTATGGCCGCCAGTTCAGCCTGATTGGCTTGCCTGCGTAA